The following are from one region of the Sulfurimicrobium lacus genome:
- the metX gene encoding homoserine O-succinyltransferase MetX has product MSKPTTVGVVTPQTARFESPLTLKSGATLPSYELVYETYGTLNADKSNAVLICHALSGNHHVAGYHSEHEKRPGWWDNMIGPGKPIDTERFFVIGLNNLGGCHGSTGPSSINPHTGKPFGASFPVVSVEDWVETQARLADRLGIHQFAAIVGGSLGGMQVLQWSVNHPDRLRHALVIAAAPKLTAQNIAFNDVARQAILTDPDFHGGDYYAHGVVPRRGLRIARMLGHITYLSDDAMGEKFGRMLRSGAYNFGYEVEFEIESYLRYQGDKFADSFDANTYLLMTKALDYFDPSHHHGHSTLSETMRAARARFLVISFSTDWRFSPARSREIVKSLLDNNLDVSYAEITAAHGHDAFLMEDPHYHNLVRAYMERITGEKAA; this is encoded by the coding sequence ATGTCCAAGCCCACAACCGTAGGCGTCGTCACGCCGCAAACCGCACGCTTCGAATCTCCGCTGACGCTGAAAAGCGGCGCAACCCTGCCGTCGTACGAGCTGGTGTACGAAACCTACGGCACGCTCAACGCCGACAAGTCCAACGCAGTCCTGATTTGCCACGCGCTGTCCGGCAACCATCACGTAGCGGGCTATCACTCCGAGCACGAAAAACGCCCGGGCTGGTGGGACAACATGATCGGGCCGGGCAAGCCGATCGACACGGAGCGCTTTTTCGTCATCGGGCTCAACAACCTGGGCGGCTGCCACGGCTCCACCGGCCCTTCCAGCATCAACCCCCACACCGGCAAGCCGTTCGGTGCGAGCTTCCCGGTGGTCTCGGTGGAAGACTGGGTGGAAACCCAGGCGCGGCTGGCCGACCGGCTCGGCATCCACCAGTTCGCCGCCATCGTCGGCGGCAGCCTGGGCGGCATGCAGGTGCTGCAGTGGAGCGTGAACCACCCCGACCGCCTGCGCCACGCGCTGGTGATCGCCGCCGCGCCCAAACTCACGGCCCAGAACATCGCCTTCAACGACGTGGCGCGCCAGGCCATCCTCACCGACCCGGACTTCCACGGCGGCGACTATTACGCTCACGGCGTGGTGCCGCGCCGCGGCTTGCGCATCGCGCGCATGCTGGGCCACATCACCTACCTGTCGGACGACGCGATGGGCGAAAAATTCGGCCGCATGCTGCGCTCCGGCGCCTACAACTTCGGCTACGAGGTGGAGTTCGAGATCGAGTCCTACCTGCGCTACCAGGGCGACAAGTTCGCCGACAGCTTCGACGCCAACACCTACCTGCTGATGACCAAGGCGCTGGACTATTTCGACCCCAGCCACCACCACGGCCACAGCACGCTGAGCGAGACCATGCGCGCCGCCCGCGCCCGGTTCCTGGTGATTTCCTTCTCCACCGACTGGCGCTTTTCTCCCGCGCGCTCGCGCGAAATCGTCAAGTCGCTGCTGGATAACAATCTCGACGTGAGCTACGCGGAAATCACCGCCGCCCACGGCCACGACGCTTTCCTCATGGAAGACCCGCATTACCATAACCTGGTGCGGGCTTATATGGAGCGGATCACGGGGGAGAAGGCGGCATGA
- the metW gene encoding methionine biosynthesis protein MetW encodes MNMENAKVRHDFATIAAWVKPGSRVLDLGCGDGTLLKYLKDSRQAHGYGVDIKDANILACVKKGLNVIQNDLDAGLSGFEAGSFDHVILSQTLQAMKHIEQVIAEMLRVGKEAIVAFPNFGYWRHRVQVLQGRMPVSPNLPYQWHDTPNIHLCTLKDFEAFCATHGIRILERVVMDGEREIGLLPNIRGSVAAYRIERG; translated from the coding sequence ATGAACATGGAAAATGCCAAAGTGCGGCACGATTTCGCCACCATCGCGGCGTGGGTCAAGCCCGGCTCGCGCGTGCTCGACCTCGGCTGCGGCGACGGCACCCTGCTGAAATACCTCAAGGATAGCCGCCAAGCTCACGGCTACGGCGTCGACATCAAGGACGCCAACATCCTGGCGTGCGTGAAAAAAGGCCTCAACGTGATCCAGAACGACCTGGATGCGGGCCTGTCCGGCTTCGAGGCGGGATCTTTCGATCACGTGATCCTGTCGCAAACCCTGCAGGCGATGAAGCACATCGAGCAGGTGATCGCCGAAATGCTGCGCGTCGGCAAGGAAGCCATCGTCGCCTTCCCCAACTTCGGCTACTGGCGCCACCGCGTGCAGGTGCTGCAGGGCCGCATGCCGGTGTCGCCCAATCTTCCCTACCAGTGGCACGACACCCCCAACATCCACCTCTGTACGCTCAAGGATTTCGAGGCATTCTGCGCCACGCACGGCATCCGCATTCTGGAGCGGGTGGTGATGGACGGTGAGCGGGAGATCGGCCTCCTGCCCAACATCAGGGGCAGCGTCGCGGCGTACCGGATCGAACGCGGCTAA
- a CDS encoding sensor histidine kinase: protein MPAHLSPASNYLGGKFLKYLLFLIPARRNSFRQYFYAFALTMIALLARMAFAPLEGGVQYVTFFPAVALSAVIGGLWPGLFSALIGMVLATYLFWPPYKMFSFDFQQGMLVSNAVFIFDAILVCSSIEAMHRYYHKFVELLDAHKKAEEELRLADQRKDEFLAMLAHELRNPLVPIRNAAHIIGRLGLDEPRIKWAQGVIETQVTHLTRIVDDLLDVSRIVRGKITLKKEDVEFSDLANQVLETARTFVECKGHQIIVNLPTDSVWLDADPVRLSQVLLNLLDNAAKYTPDNGTIWFDASVKGKELEIQVRDNGEGISPDLMNRIFDIFQQGERSADRAKGGLGIGLTLVRQMVEMHGGRVEARSDGPGHGSTFIIWLPVKVTPINRALSPRGT from the coding sequence ATGCCAGCACACCTAAGCCCCGCCAGCAATTATCTGGGGGGTAAGTTTCTCAAATACCTGCTATTTCTTATTCCGGCACGGCGCAACTCCTTTCGCCAGTATTTTTACGCTTTTGCACTTACGATGATTGCCCTCCTGGCGCGCATGGCGTTTGCCCCCCTCGAAGGAGGTGTTCAATATGTAACCTTCTTTCCGGCGGTAGCGCTTTCCGCCGTGATTGGCGGACTCTGGCCGGGGCTGTTCTCCGCATTGATTGGCATGGTTCTGGCTACCTATCTGTTCTGGCCGCCGTACAAGATGTTCTCGTTTGATTTCCAGCAGGGAATGCTGGTGTCGAATGCGGTGTTCATATTCGACGCCATCCTGGTGTGCTCATCCATCGAGGCGATGCACCGCTATTATCACAAGTTTGTTGAACTGCTGGACGCACACAAAAAAGCGGAGGAGGAATTGCGACTTGCCGATCAACGCAAAGACGAATTTCTCGCCATGCTCGCCCATGAATTGCGCAACCCGCTGGTGCCCATCCGCAATGCCGCCCACATTATCGGCCGACTGGGGTTGGACGAGCCCCGGATCAAGTGGGCACAGGGGGTTATCGAGACCCAAGTGACCCACCTCACTCGTATCGTGGATGACCTGCTGGATGTCTCCCGCATCGTGCGTGGCAAAATCACCCTCAAGAAGGAAGACGTTGAATTTTCCGACCTGGCGAACCAGGTACTTGAAACGGCACGAACTTTTGTGGAGTGCAAGGGACACCAGATCATCGTTAATTTGCCCACAGATTCCGTCTGGTTGGACGCAGATCCTGTTCGCCTCTCACAGGTTTTGTTGAACTTGCTGGACAATGCGGCCAAGTACACCCCTGATAACGGGACAATCTGGTTCGACGCCAGTGTGAAGGGGAAAGAACTCGAGATTCAGGTGCGGGACAATGGCGAAGGCATTTCGCCAGACCTGATGAACAGAATATTCGATATTTTCCAGCAGGGGGAACGCTCTGCGGATCGCGCAAAGGGAGGTCTTGGCATCGGGCTCACCCTGGTGCGGCAAATGGTCGAAATGCACGGCGGACGGGTGGAAGCACGCAGCGACGGGCCGGGTCATGGTTCGACCTTTATCATCTGGTTACCTGTCAAAGTCACACCCATCAATCGCGCGCTTTCGCCGCGTGGAACGTGA
- a CDS encoding response regulator, with amino-acid sequence MAASIRILVVDDDHAIADSMAVLLDLEGFNARIAYTGQEALELILEFKPQVVLLDIGLKGMDGFETAKRLRALPEGRDLYLVALTGYSDAKTRECALESGCDNFLTKPMGWSDLSRVLAEAPL; translated from the coding sequence ATGGCTGCCAGCATCAGGATTCTGGTGGTAGATGACGATCATGCTATCGCCGATAGCATGGCCGTATTGCTGGACCTGGAAGGCTTCAATGCGCGCATCGCTTATACGGGTCAAGAAGCCCTGGAACTGATCCTGGAGTTCAAGCCACAAGTGGTGCTGTTGGATATCGGACTCAAGGGCATGGATGGTTTTGAAACAGCAAAGCGACTGCGTGCACTGCCTGAGGGACGAGACCTCTATTTGGTGGCCTTAACAGGCTATAGCGACGCAAAAACCAGGGAATGCGCGCTGGAATCCGGCTGCGATAATTTTCTGACCAAACCAATGGGGTGGAGTGATCTGAGCCGGGTGTTGGCCGAGGCGCCGTTATAA
- a CDS encoding sulfite exporter TauE/SafE family protein, which translates to MLEQSLFAVFLVGLLGGTHCVGMCGGIVAAISLQLPGQGTRFSYHFAYNAGRILSYAIAGAIAGAVGASTLLLKGFWPVQQGLYVVANLMLVALGLYLAGVWQAVTQIERLGVRLWRRLQPFSKRFLPVRRPAQAFALGALWGWLPCGLVYSVLISALASGSAYSGAATMLAFGLGTLPNLIAMGLFAQQLQVLTKNIWVRRMAGLLVAGFGAWGLARVALASL; encoded by the coding sequence ATGTTGGAACAGAGTCTTTTCGCGGTATTTCTCGTCGGCCTGCTGGGCGGCACCCATTGCGTCGGCATGTGCGGCGGCATCGTGGCCGCGATTTCCCTGCAGTTGCCGGGGCAGGGGACGCGCTTCAGCTATCACTTCGCCTACAACGCCGGACGCATCCTGAGCTACGCCATCGCCGGCGCCATCGCCGGCGCGGTGGGCGCCAGTACCTTGCTGCTCAAGGGCTTCTGGCCGGTGCAACAGGGTTTGTACGTCGTCGCCAACCTGATGCTGGTGGCGCTGGGGCTTTATCTCGCCGGCGTCTGGCAGGCGGTGACCCAGATCGAACGCCTCGGTGTACGGTTGTGGCGGCGCCTGCAGCCATTCTCGAAACGTTTTCTGCCGGTGCGCCGCCCGGCCCAGGCTTTCGCGCTCGGCGCGCTGTGGGGCTGGCTGCCGTGCGGACTGGTGTACAGCGTGCTGATTTCCGCGCTGGCAAGCGGCAGCGCTTATTCGGGCGCGGCGACCATGCTGGCCTTCGGACTCGGCACCTTGCCCAACCTCATCGCCATGGGCCTGTTTGCCCAGCAATTGCAGGTATTGACGAAAAACATCTGGGTGCGCCGCATGGCCGGCTTGCTGGTGGCGGGATTCGGCGCCTGGGGGTTGGCGCGGGTGGCGCTGGCTTCGTTATAA